In Pectobacterium actinidiae, the DNA window CATAGGGTGCATCGATAAAAACCTGAAGCTGAACGCTGTGACCATCGCGATTCAACTGGTAAGACGCGACGCGCCCGACGGGGATGCGACGGTAGTAAACCGGCGACCCGCTATCCAGCGACCCGAGATCGTCTGCCTGGATAACAAAACGGCTGCCCGGCATACCGTTAATTACGGCGGGCGGCGACTCTAAACCGATAAAGTGAGTTTCTTCCTGCGTCGATTCGCCTTTATCGGCGCCGATGTAAGCGCCGGAAAGCAGGGTATCGATGCCCGTCACGCCATTGATGGCGACGCGTGGGCGAACGACCCAAAAACGGCTATCGGTATGTGCCAGATTTTCCGCATTTTTATTGAGCTGTACCGTGACGAGAACCTGCTGACTGTCCTGACTCAGCGAGATGTCTTTTACGCTGCCTACCGCGACGTCTTTATATTTGACGACGGTGCGCCCCGCCTCAATACCGCTTGCGCTCTGAAAGGAAATCACGATTTCCGGCCCGGTATCCGACCAGGTGTGAATCAGCATGGCGAGCCCCGTTAGCATGGCGAGCGCCGGTACCAGCCAAATTAATGAGATTCGCCAGCGTTGGCGGATAATCACCGGATCGCCGGGTTGTTCGTGGATCATTTTTTGCCACCTTTCCAAATAAGACGCGGGTCATAACTCATGGCAGATAGCATGGTCAGTATCACCACCAGCCCAAAAAAAAGGATGCCGCTGCGGGGTTCCGCTTCACTCAGCGGCGGAAATCTGACGAGTGCAGAGACGGCGGCAATGACGACGACATCCAGCATGGACCAGTAACCCACCCATTCCGTTAGCCGATACAGTGCCGCGCGCTCGGCCATTGCCTTACGGCTTTTTTGCCGTGACAGGAATAGCAGCAGGCCAAGAATCAAAAACTTCATACAGGGGATGACGATGCTGGCAATAAAGATCAGCAGGGCGATGCCGTAATCGCCGCTGTGCCAGAAATCCATCACACCGCTTAGGATGGTGCTTTCGTTTCCCAACCCAAACAGACGGGTGTACATCACGGGTAACACGTTGGCGGGAATATAGAGAATTAGGGCGGCAACCAGCAGCGCAGAAGAGTACGCGGTGCTGTTCTTATGGGAAGACGTCAGCCGCGACTGGCAGCGTGGGCAGCGTGCCGCACCGTGCGTGTCGGCATCATGCTGGCAGACGAGGTCGCATACCGGACAGGCAACCAACGGCAAGGGCTGGACGGACGGATTACTTTTCATGACTGACCACGCTGCGGTGGCTGTCTGTGGGCACCAGCGACCACAGACAGCGAAGATCCAGACTATTGACGACGACGAGCAGCAACATCAGCGCCGCTAACGCCCAGCAGCCGGCTCCCGGCATTACCTGCATAAAACCAGATAGCTTGATGGCGGCGATCAGAAAGCCCAGCACCGCAATCTCCAACATGCTCCAGGGACGAAGCCACAGCAGTATCTTCATCACCGGAATAAAACCAGGAGCACAGCGGCTTTGGTTGGCGAATATCAGTACCCAACCGGTCAGCATGATTTGCATAAAAGGGGCAATAATCAGGAGAAAAAAACAGCCTATCGCCAGCGGCAAGGTAGCACCGTTAGCTAGCACGAGCGCCGCTTGCCACAGCGTTGCCGTATTCTGTAACGCATGGAAACTGACGCTGAGCACCGGATAGACATTCGCAATAAAAAACAGGATGGCCGCCGTCTGTATCAGCGCCAGTCGATGCCCAATATTCATCCAGCCTGAACGATAAAGTGTGGCCTGACAGCGTGTGCAGCGTGCTGCTTCACCGGGGTTTAACACCCGGTAATGATGCACGCTGTCGCAGTGCGGACAGATAATTAAGTGGGGATAGATTGTCATCATGCTGTTCCGCACCGTCGTATATTCGTTTTTGGCTTACTTCAGCATGTCAGCCAGTTCTTCAGCGGCTTTATCGATACCTACCTCCGCAGCGCTCAGTGCACCCACGCTGGCGCTGACGTTCATGGCGTTCGGGTACTGCTTCGCAACATAGGCATTGAGCAGCTTGTTGGTCGTCGCATCATAAATTTCAACGGCATAGTTCACCGAACCGTTGAGCAGACCTTCTTTGCCACGGATGGACTGCACGATGTTGTATGGCCCGCCAGCCAGGTCAAATTTGGTAAACGTACCGGCGACCGGCGTCGTGGTATCGGCACCCGTCAGCGTCAGTTTCAGCCGCAATGTGCCGGGCGCAGGCGAGGTCACCTCGTTGAAACGGGAACGCAGGGTTTTACTGAATGTATCCTGCATGTAGGTGGCCAGCGACTGCTTATCTTGCTGTGACATGTCGTTAAATTGGTTGTCACTTCCCTGATAAATACTGACCGGATCGATGATGATGTGGGTGTACTGCTTCCAGTCGACAGGCGTGGTGTAACGGTAAGGAATGCGATCCGCGTGTTCACCTGAGTTTTGCGCCAATTGCGAAGACGATGCGATGCCGCTGTAGCGCACGGGAGGATTGCTTGCGCAACCTGCGAGTACGATAGCCAGAGCCAATACGGTAGGATGTGCAACCCGGGATAATGTGAGCATATAAGAATCCTGTAAAGAGAACCGCAACATAGCGTGATAACACGCAGCCTTAGCCACACGACGTCTAATCACGCCAGCCGTTTAGGTGCCAGAGCACCGTCACTGTCGTTATGCGTTAATGTCGCCATGTGTATTCTTAAAACTAAACTGTACGGTATGTTTTTAGTTTTTTCTGGTTGCTGTGTCAAGAGATGTGTGAGGTTTTCTTCTCAGGCAATATTTCTGTCACGATTTGGGATAAGGTGTTGGCAAATTCTGCCGATATTAATGATTCAGGGAATGTTATTTGCACCTTAAGGATGCTAGCCGACAGTTATACTGAAGAGGGCTGATATCCGTCTACTGGTCCGATGATTGCCATCGTTGGATGATGAGGTTGACACACTTAAAAATATTTTACGTTTTACGCTGGATAAGATTGAAGAACACGACTATCACGTACAGTGGAGCGGTCGGATGTTGGTTCCTGTTTGCTCACATCTCGAATGTTGCCTTGTTACGGTATACCTATAATGACAATGACTCGCACTGAGGAAAGCATGGATAATTTTCAAAAAGAAATCGATGAGAGAACAAACCTCACCTCTGCTAATAAATTTGAACTCTTATTATTCCAGCTGGGCAAATCACCTGAAGGTGGCAAATCGGAGCTGTTTGGCATCAACGTGTTTAAACTGCGTGAAATTGTGCCGATGCCTACGCTGACCAAAGCGGCTGGTATGAAATCGCCGATGCTGGGTATGGTCAACATTCGTGGACAAATCATTCCGGTTATCGATCTTCCTGCCGTGGTCGGCAGTTCATCGGAAACTGGCCTGAACATTCTCCTTATCACGGAATATGCACGTAGTACGCAGGCATTCGCCGTGGAATCAGTAGACGATATCGTTCGTCTGGAATGGAGTCAGGTTCTGACTGCGGAAGCGGGCGTGAGTAGCTCCTATATCACCAGTATTGCGCGCCTGGATACCGACAAAGACAGCAATCGTCTGGCGCTGGTGCTGGATGTTGAACAGATTCTGTTTGATATTATTCCTGGCGATCGCGAAACCAAGCTCAAGAACGCAGAAGATAAGACCTATCCCTATACGTCTGGCGCGATTGCGATTGTGGCAGAAGATTCCAAAGTCGCGCGTTCGCTGCTTGAGCAGGGGCTAACCCAGATGGGCATTCCGTTTAGCATGCACATCACCGGACAAGATGCCTGGAACAAGATTCGACAAATTGCGCAAGAAGCCCAGTCAGAAGGTCGACCTATCTCGGATAAGATCTCGCTTGTTCTGACCGATTTGGAAATGCCGGAAATGGACGGCTTTACGCTAACAAGAAACATCAAACGTGAAGAATTCCTGAAGAATATCCCAGTGGTGATCCACTCTTCACTGTCGGGTAGCGCGAACGAAGATCACGTACGCAATGTGGGTGCCGATGCTTACGTCGCGAAATTCGAGATTAATGAGCTGTCAACGGCGATTCAGACGGTGCTGAATAAAGCGAAAGAACGCCGCTAATTAGTATCGCGCACGTATCACCACATTCGGCCTTTGCTTACTTCTTGACGGGAGAGGGCAGAGGCCGATTTTTTGAGTCGTTGAACGTTGCCAGCCGCCGACGCTTATCCTGATGAATTCGCTTTCTGGCCCCTGAATAAGCCGAGCCAGATAAGCGGTAATGATCAGAATGAGGTCGTTACCCCTGCATAGTAGGCACGTCCCGGTTCGTTATAGGTGGACGCGCCTTTTGCCTCGCGATAAATCTGCTTATCAAACAGGTTACTGATACCGGCATTGACGCGCAGGTTCTTGTTAAACTGATAGTTCACTCCCACGCCCGCAACGGAATAGCTGCCGATTTCGCGCGAAGAAAGCCCACTTCGGCTCTCTGTCCAGTTTGTCGCGTACTGACGGGGTTTTTGCTTGCCATACATTGTCCAACTAACATTGGCGGACAGCTTATCCGTCGCCTGCCAGTCCAGTAGGGTATTGACGGTGTATTTCGGGATAATCGACAGCGGGTTACCGGTGTCTTTGTTTTTCGATTCAATCATATAGGTGGCGTTGGTGCTCCAATCCAGCGTGTCTTCCATCACCGGCACCAGCAGGTTGGCTTCCAGCCCTTCCACCAGCGCTTTTCCGCCATTTTCCCAACGTAAAATCGCTGCATTTGACTGCGTCAGCCCGAGAATATCGGTGCCGGAAACAATCTTGTTTTTATAATCATTACGAAAATAGGTCACACCCGCCTGCCAGCCGGCATGTTTGAACTCCAGACCGATTTCTTTGTTGACGCTGATTTCGGGCTCCAGATTGTCATTTCCCGCCAGATAGCAGCCACCGCCGTTATTATAATCAACGCCGAATGGGCAACCGTTACCGCGCGAATAAAGCAAATAGCCGGTAGAGGATTGATAAAGATTTGGGGCTTTAAAGGCGCGCGCAATACCGGCTTTCACGCTGAACATCTCACCCAACTCCTGCTGGATATTCAGGCTGGGGCTGTAGTTGCCGCCAAATTTGTCGTGATAATCGAAGCGCAGGCCGGGAATCACTTTGGTACCGGGTACCACTTCGATATTGTCTTCAAAATAGAGTGCGCTGAGTTCGGCGCTGTTTTTGCTGCTGCGTTGTGAAGGATTGACGGACGTACCGGGGAGAGTATCGCCGCTGTTTCCTGTATAACTGCTTGCGGCAGGATCGTTTAACTGTTCTCGATTCCACTCCGCACCCAGCGTGAGCGTTTGTTCCATCCAAAGCTCAAGCGGGATATTTAACTCGCTGTTAATGCGTAAATTTTTTAAACGACTGGTACTGTAGCGATCGCTGTTGATTGATCCTTCAAAGCGGCCATACAATCCTTCATCAAGCCGGGTGTTATTCGTTTGGTCATAAGCGATGCCCAGCTTGGATTATCCCCAATCCCAGATGCCGTTATGCGTAATGGCATAATTCTGGCGGTACAGTCTGTTGGTTTCTGCGCCGCTCTTTGCCAGACTTTCGGGGATTACCCCTCCGCCGCTGAACTGCGTGTCGCCAGTATAGATATTACCCTGACGGCTATAGCCCGCTTCAATATCAACAATCTGCTGTGGGGAAAGTTTCCATGACAGCAGCGTATTGAGATCCTTATTGCGCACGCCTTCACGCCCGGCAGCAGAAGAACCGTTCTGGTTCCGGTTGATATCCCAACTGTCGGAATCGGTTTTATTGATATTACCGTATAGGCGCATGGTCAACGCATCACCGGCTAGCGGGCCGCTCAGGTTGATATTGGCACGGCGTGTGGCACCTTCTTTGCTATTTTCCGGCTGATTGCCATACAGCGAGAGTGAGCCAGTCCAGATGTTGGACGGACGTTTGGTGATGATATTCACTACGCCGCCAGCCGCACCGGAACCGTAGCGTGCCGCAGCAGGACCACGGATGACCTCGATACGTTCTACCTCTTCCACTGGCACCCAGTTGGTGTCGCCTCGGGTATCGCGTTCTCCGTCCCAGGCGTAGCGAACCGCGTTACGCGAGGTAACCGGACGACCATCAATCAGAATCAGCGTATTTTCCGGCCCCATTCCGCGCAGATCGATCTGGCGGTTGTTGCCTCTTGCCCCGGTGGCGCTGTTGCCTGTGAGGTTTACCCCCGGCATTTTGCGGATAATGTCTGACAGATCGTTAACGGGCGGCGCTTTTTTAATGTCTTCCGCTGTGATGATGGAAACGCCGGGCTGCTGTTTTAATTCCTGCTCAGCGGTGGCTTTTACCGTCATCACATCGTCATCGGCTGCCTGTGCCGTACCCAGATGGGCGCCGAGTAATCCGGCAACGATCAACGCTAATGGTTTTATGGTATGGAACTGCTGTTTGTGCATTTTTATTTTCATCCCTAACGACGCGCATATGTACGAATGCAAACGAGAGTTATTTGCGTTTGGTAATTTGGCAAAAAATAGTACATATGTACAGTTTTTATTGTGGCGATATACGGGAGAGAGAGAAAACGAGCAACAGCAGATGGGAAATGGCTTCCCACCAGAAAATCGTATTACTTAGTGGAAAGCGTTATACAAGGCTGACACCGCCTGATGGACCAATTCGCGTGGCAGTGTGCGTTCATGCTTTTCCAACAGTGCACGGATGAAAAAACCGTTCAACAGCGTCCCCAGCGGGAGCGCGGCGCTATCGGGCGCGACCACTTTAATGATGGCGACCACGGTGTTAG includes these proteins:
- a CDS encoding paraquat-inducible protein A; translation: MKSNPSVQPLPLVACPVCDLVCQHDADTHGAARCPRCQSRLTSSHKNSTAYSSALLVAALILYIPANVLPVMYTRLFGLGNESTILSGVMDFWHSGDYGIALLIFIASIVIPCMKFLILGLLLFLSRQKSRKAMAERAALYRLTEWVGYWSMLDVVVIAAVSALVRFPPLSEAEPRSGILFFGLVVILTMLSAMSYDPRLIWKGGKK
- a CDS encoding paraquat-inducible protein A; protein product: MTIYPHLIICPHCDSVHHYRVLNPGEAARCTRCQATLYRSGWMNIGHRLALIQTAAILFFIANVYPVLSVSFHALQNTATLWQAALVLANGATLPLAIGCFFLLIIAPFMQIMLTGWVLIFANQSRCAPGFIPVMKILLWLRPWSMLEIAVLGFLIAAIKLSGFMQVMPGAGCWALAALMLLLVVVNSLDLRCLWSLVPTDSHRSVVSHEK
- a CDS encoding DUF3313 domain-containing protein translates to MLTLSRVAHPTVLALAIVLAGCASNPPVRYSGIASSSQLAQNSGEHADRIPYRYTTPVDWKQYTHIIIDPVSIYQGSDNQFNDMSQQDKQSLATYMQDTFSKTLRSRFNEVTSPAPGTLRLKLTLTGADTTTPVAGTFTKFDLAGGPYNIVQSIRGKEGLLNGSVNYAVEIYDATTNKLLNAYVAKQYPNAMNVSASVGALSAAEVGIDKAAEELADMLK
- a CDS encoding chemotaxis protein, with product MDNFQKEIDERTNLTSANKFELLLFQLGKSPEGGKSELFGINVFKLREIVPMPTLTKAAGMKSPMLGMVNIRGQIIPVIDLPAVVGSSSETGLNILLITEYARSTQAFAVESVDDIVRLEWSQVLTAEAGVSSSYITSIARLDTDKDSNRLALVLDVEQILFDIIPGDRETKLKNAEDKTYPYTSGAIAIVAEDSKVARSLLEQGLTQMGIPFSMHITGQDAWNKIRQIAQEAQSEGRPISDKISLVLTDLEMPEMDGFTLTRNIKREEFLKNIPVVIHSSLSGSANEDHVRNVGADAYVAKFEINELSTAIQTVLNKAKERR